In the genome of Hymenobacter taeanensis, one region contains:
- the uvrA gene encoding excinuclease ABC subunit UvrA has product MADNSVLQVAAPAADPIDQLDPREFILIKNARVHNLKNLSVALPRNKFIVVTGLSGSGKSSLAFDTLYAEGQRMYVESLSSYARQFLGRMDKPDVDYIRGISPAIAIEQKVSIKNNRSTVGTSTEIYDYLKLLFARVGRTYSPVSGEQVRKDNVADVVDYLMHLPEGTRVMLLSPLLPAEDGRPMSKELDLLLQKGYSRVVVNGETAFIEELIAEGQPEVKGEVYIMIDRAVIQPGDEDLMFRLSDSVQTAFFEGHGTCLVKLDDETRIFSDRFELDGEVFEEPSVNFFSFNNPYGACQTCEGFGSVLGIDEDLVIPDKSLTVYEGAIAPWRTDKQSEWLKPLLKNGIRFDFPIHRPYNELSEAERNLLWKGNKYFEGLDSYFKWVATQTHKIQYRVLQSRYRGRTTCPDCRGTRLRKDAQYVKIQGQSITDLVLLPVSRALEFFQNLELPEHEAKVAERLVTEVTNRLEYLNRVGLGYLTLNRLSSTLSGGESQRISLATSLGSALVGSMYILDEPSIGLHPKDAEQLIGVLRSLQQLGNTVIVVEHEEKIMEEADQIIDIGPEAGSGGGILQFQGTYEEILRDTKSYTGQYLSGKLEVAVPTTRRPWRNALELTGARENNLKNVSVKFPLNVMTVVTGVSGSGKSTLIRRILAPALLKQLGGGAGEATGKFDRLTGVNGQVTHVEFVDQNPIGKSSRSNPVTYVKAYDAIRSLFADQQLAKARGFKPSHFSFNIEGGRCEVCQGEGQVKIEMQFMADIYLTCEACEGRKFKQDILDVKYQDKSINEVLEMTIEDSITFFKDQPKIVERLKPLDDVGLGYIRLGQSANTLSGGEAQRVKLASFLTKGNTLQNDKILFIFDEPSTGLHFHDINKLMKALNALVEQGNSVLIIEHNMDIIKCADWVIDLGPEGGINGGHLLFEGTPEEMVKLKDTNHTARFLAEKL; this is encoded by the coding sequence ATGGCCGACAACTCCGTTCTGCAAGTAGCCGCCCCGGCGGCCGACCCCATTGACCAGCTCGATCCGCGCGAGTTTATTCTGATAAAAAACGCCCGGGTTCATAACCTTAAGAACCTGAGCGTAGCGCTGCCGCGCAATAAATTCATCGTTGTCACGGGCCTATCGGGTTCGGGCAAGTCGTCGTTGGCCTTTGATACGCTGTACGCCGAAGGGCAGCGGATGTATGTGGAGAGCCTCAGCAGCTACGCCCGCCAGTTTCTGGGCCGCATGGATAAGCCCGATGTAGATTATATCCGGGGCATCTCGCCGGCCATTGCCATTGAGCAGAAGGTCAGCATCAAGAACAACCGCTCCACGGTAGGCACTAGCACCGAAATTTACGATTACCTCAAGCTGCTCTTCGCCCGCGTAGGCCGCACGTACTCGCCCGTGAGTGGGGAGCAGGTCCGCAAGGATAACGTGGCCGACGTGGTGGACTACCTCATGCACCTGCCCGAAGGCACCCGCGTGATGCTGCTCTCGCCGCTGCTGCCCGCTGAGGACGGGCGTCCCATGAGCAAGGAGCTGGACTTGCTGCTGCAGAAAGGCTACAGCCGCGTGGTGGTGAATGGCGAAACGGCCTTCATTGAAGAGCTGATTGCCGAAGGTCAGCCCGAAGTGAAAGGGGAGGTCTACATCATGATTGACCGAGCCGTAATTCAGCCCGGCGACGAAGATCTGATGTTCCGCCTCTCTGACTCAGTGCAAACGGCTTTCTTTGAGGGCCACGGTACCTGCCTGGTGAAGCTCGACGACGAAACCCGCATCTTCTCCGACCGCTTTGAGCTGGATGGGGAGGTGTTTGAGGAGCCCAGCGTCAACTTTTTCTCTTTCAACAACCCCTACGGAGCCTGCCAGACCTGCGAAGGTTTTGGCTCGGTGCTGGGCATTGATGAGGACCTGGTGATTCCGGACAAGAGCCTGACGGTGTACGAAGGCGCTATTGCTCCGTGGCGCACCGATAAGCAGAGCGAGTGGCTGAAGCCCCTGCTCAAAAACGGTATTCGCTTCGATTTCCCGATTCACCGGCCGTATAATGAGCTAAGTGAAGCTGAGCGCAACCTGCTCTGGAAGGGCAATAAGTATTTCGAGGGCCTGGATAGCTACTTCAAGTGGGTGGCTACTCAAACCCACAAAATCCAGTACCGCGTGCTGCAAAGCCGCTACCGGGGCCGCACCACCTGCCCCGACTGCCGTGGCACGCGCCTGCGCAAAGACGCCCAGTACGTCAAAATTCAAGGCCAGAGTATTACCGATCTGGTACTGCTGCCCGTAAGCCGGGCGCTTGAGTTCTTCCAGAACCTGGAGTTGCCTGAGCACGAGGCGAAAGTGGCCGAGCGCCTGGTAACGGAAGTTACCAACCGGCTGGAGTACCTGAACCGCGTAGGCCTGGGCTACCTCACCCTCAACCGCCTGAGTAGTACGCTCTCGGGTGGCGAGAGCCAGCGTATTTCGCTGGCTACGTCGCTGGGCTCGGCGCTGGTGGGCTCCATGTATATTCTCGATGAGCCCAGCATAGGCCTACACCCCAAGGATGCCGAGCAGCTGATTGGCGTGCTGCGCTCTTTGCAGCAGCTCGGCAACACCGTAATTGTGGTGGAGCACGAGGAGAAGATCATGGAGGAAGCCGACCAGATCATCGACATTGGCCCCGAGGCGGGCAGCGGGGGCGGTATCCTGCAGTTCCAGGGTACCTACGAGGAAATTCTGCGGGACACCAAGTCGTATACCGGCCAGTACCTGAGCGGCAAGCTGGAGGTGGCGGTGCCCACAACGCGCCGCCCCTGGCGCAATGCACTGGAGCTAACGGGTGCCCGCGAAAACAACCTCAAGAACGTTTCGGTGAAGTTTCCGTTGAACGTGATGACGGTGGTAACGGGTGTATCGGGCTCGGGCAAGTCTACGCTGATTCGCCGCATTCTGGCGCCGGCCCTGCTTAAGCAGCTGGGCGGCGGAGCGGGCGAGGCCACCGGCAAGTTCGACCGCCTCACGGGGGTAAACGGGCAGGTAACGCACGTGGAGTTCGTAGATCAGAACCCCATCGGCAAAAGCAGCCGCTCCAACCCGGTAACCTACGTGAAGGCCTACGACGCCATCCGGAGCCTGTTTGCCGATCAGCAGCTGGCCAAGGCGCGCGGTTTCAAACCGTCGCACTTCAGCTTCAACATTGAAGGTGGCCGCTGCGAGGTGTGCCAGGGCGAGGGTCAGGTGAAGATTGAGATGCAGTTCATGGCTGATATCTACCTGACTTGCGAAGCCTGCGAGGGCCGCAAGTTCAAGCAGGATATTCTGGACGTGAAGTACCAGGACAAGAGCATCAACGAGGTGCTGGAAATGACCATCGAGGACAGCATCACCTTCTTCAAAGACCAGCCAAAGATTGTGGAGCGCCTCAAGCCGCTGGATGATGTGGGCCTCGGGTACATCCGCCTGGGCCAGTCGGCGAATACGCTTTCCGGTGGTGAAGCGCAGCGCGTGAAGCTGGCCTCGTTCCTGACTAAGGGCAATACCCTGCAGAACGATAAGATCTTGTTTATCTTCGATGAGCCCAGTACTGGCCTACACTTTCACGATATCAATAAGCTGATGAAAGCGCTCAATGCGCTGGTGGAGCAGGGCAACTCCGTGCTCATCATTGAGCACAATATGGACATCATTAAGTGCGCCGACTGGGTTATTGACCTCGGCCCGGAGGGCGGCATTAATGGTGGCCACCTGCTGTTCGAAGGCACTCCCGAGGAAATGGTAAAGCTTAAGGATACTAACCATACGGCCCGGTTCCTGGCCGAGAAGTTGTAA
- a CDS encoding phosphoheptose isomerase, whose product MSSDLSKQELFQQTEHQLRQQGFGITKQDQTRPWGGFFVLDEDQAQAFANIYFDGLSVDNLRISGKLSPKVLLVAPHQRLSWQYHHRRAEIWRVVSGTVGVITSPTDEEGELKTYGPGEQIVLQQGERHRLIGLDDWGTIAEIWQHTDAQQPSDEDDIVRVQDDFGR is encoded by the coding sequence ATGAGTTCTGACCTGTCTAAACAGGAGCTGTTTCAACAGACTGAGCACCAGCTGCGCCAGCAAGGCTTTGGCATCACGAAGCAAGACCAAACGCGCCCCTGGGGTGGCTTTTTTGTGTTAGATGAAGACCAGGCCCAGGCATTTGCCAACATCTATTTTGATGGCTTATCGGTGGATAACCTGCGAATTTCCGGTAAGCTGAGCCCTAAAGTATTGCTGGTAGCGCCTCACCAGCGCCTCTCGTGGCAGTACCACCACCGCCGCGCCGAAATCTGGCGCGTGGTAAGCGGTACCGTGGGCGTTATCACGAGCCCTACCGATGAAGAAGGCGAGCTGAAAACCTACGGCCCCGGCGAGCAGATTGTGCTGCAACAGGGCGAGCGGCACCGCCTGATAGGCTTAGACGACTGGGGTACCATTGCCGAAATCTGGCAGCACACCGATGCCCAGCAGCCCTCCGACGAAGATGATATTGTGCGGGTGCAGGACGACTTCGGCCGGTAA
- a CDS encoding LacI family DNA-binding transcriptional regulator: MSSRKQQISLRDLANHLNLSTSTVSRALADHRDISEATKERVRQVAKELNYRPNQLAAALRKGHSKTLGVIVPHIKGYFFPAVMNGIEKVATREGFNVLLCQSNEDLSREKRNIEALLAAQVEGILVSVSANTQTDLQHFEQVRQQGVPLVFFDRVPELPQSMAVILDDFQGAYQAVRHLIEQGCTRIAHLAGPQHLNTSRNRFLGYKAALEAHGLPYQEEEQVYSLPALTHEAGRLGMQHLLALDPPLDGVFAAYAIPSVGALEVLREKAIRVPQDIAFACFSNEPFTTMTQPQMTVVDQRAEQMGETAVRLFLQLLKRGPSYVPPHLILKPELIIRDSSLHLSHEPREPR; this comes from the coding sequence ATGTCTTCCAGAAAGCAGCAAATCTCTCTTCGGGACTTAGCCAACCACCTGAACCTATCTACCTCTACTGTTTCGCGGGCCCTGGCTGACCACCGCGACATCAGTGAGGCCACCAAAGAGCGCGTGCGCCAGGTGGCCAAGGAACTCAACTACCGCCCCAACCAGTTGGCTGCCGCCTTGCGCAAAGGCCACAGCAAAACATTGGGGGTCATTGTACCGCACATCAAAGGCTACTTCTTTCCGGCCGTGATGAATGGCATTGAGAAGGTAGCTACTCGTGAGGGCTTCAACGTGCTTCTGTGCCAATCAAACGAAGATCTTTCCCGGGAAAAGCGCAACATTGAGGCCCTGCTGGCCGCTCAGGTTGAGGGCATTCTGGTATCGGTTTCTGCCAATACTCAAACAGATTTGCAGCATTTTGAGCAGGTGCGCCAGCAAGGGGTGCCCCTCGTGTTTTTTGATCGGGTGCCAGAGCTGCCCCAAAGCATGGCCGTTATCTTGGATGATTTTCAGGGTGCCTACCAGGCTGTGCGCCACCTCATTGAACAGGGCTGCACGCGCATTGCGCACTTGGCCGGCCCCCAGCACCTTAACACCAGCCGCAACCGTTTCCTTGGCTACAAAGCTGCCTTGGAAGCGCACGGCCTGCCTTACCAGGAAGAAGAGCAAGTGTATTCCCTGCCGGCCCTCACCCATGAGGCCGGCCGCCTGGGCATGCAGCACCTGCTGGCCCTCGACCCACCCCTCGATGGGGTATTTGCCGCCTACGCTATTCCCTCGGTGGGGGCACTGGAAGTATTGCGCGAAAAGGCAATCAGAGTACCGCAGGATATTGCGTTTGCCTGCTTCAGCAATGAGCCCTTCACTACCATGACCCAACCCCAAATGACGGTAGTAGACCAGCGGGCAGAGCAGATGGGCGAAACGGCTGTGCGCCTGTTTTTGCAGCTGCTCAAGCGTGGCCCCTCCTACGTGCCGCCCCACCTCATTCTGAAGCCTGAGCTTATCATCCGAGACTCTTCTCTGCATCTTTCGCATGAGCCGCGGGAGCCGCGCTAG
- a CDS encoding sugar MFS transporter, protein MASPSPTLPPVSATGSGTQQRYTSALAAVTTLFFLWGFITCLNDILIPYLKAIFQLSFAQANLINLCFFGAYFLVSIPAGKLVSRVGYKRGMLIGFGVAAVGAYLFYPAAAQRVYGLFLGALFVLASGITILQVAANPYVAILGPPESASSRLTLTQAFNSLGTTLAPLLGSALILSRLPKLNTAAGAASIDVTAVQTPYLIIGTALLLISLLLSQVNLPHIEPATDEVAAVDASSTRAWHYRHLVLGVVGIFAYVGAEVAIGSHIVNYLALPDVLGLDPEAAGRRVTFYWGTAMVGRFMGAYLLNKVSPAKLLAFNAVCAVVLILISVNTSGEVATYSLLAVGLMNSIMWPVIFPLALAGLGRHTAEGSGLLCTAVVGGAIIPMLFGFIADHSGLRLALLLPAVCYLYIMWYGLRGSRRAGVA, encoded by the coding sequence ATGGCTTCCCCTTCTCCCACGTTACCTCCAGTTTCCGCAACCGGCTCAGGCACTCAGCAGCGCTACACTTCAGCGCTGGCCGCCGTGACTACGCTGTTTTTTCTGTGGGGCTTTATTACCTGCCTGAACGACATCTTAATTCCTTATCTGAAGGCCATTTTCCAGCTTTCCTTCGCGCAGGCCAATCTTATCAACTTATGCTTCTTTGGGGCATACTTTCTGGTAAGCATTCCGGCGGGCAAGCTTGTGAGCCGCGTTGGCTATAAGCGTGGTATGCTTATTGGCTTTGGCGTAGCGGCCGTTGGGGCCTACTTGTTTTACCCCGCGGCGGCCCAACGGGTTTACGGTTTGTTTTTGGGCGCTCTTTTCGTGCTGGCCTCTGGTATTACAATTCTGCAAGTAGCCGCCAACCCTTACGTAGCTATTTTGGGCCCACCCGAGTCAGCCTCTTCGCGGCTTACGCTCACGCAGGCTTTCAACTCACTGGGTACCACTTTGGCTCCTTTGCTGGGTAGCGCACTTATCCTGAGCCGCTTACCTAAGCTTAATACGGCGGCTGGTGCAGCTTCCATTGATGTAACGGCAGTCCAGACGCCCTACCTTATCATCGGTACGGCCTTGCTGCTTATCAGCTTGCTCCTGAGCCAGGTTAATCTGCCGCATATTGAGCCTGCCACGGATGAAGTAGCGGCTGTGGATGCCAGCTCGACGCGGGCTTGGCACTACCGCCATCTGGTGCTGGGCGTAGTGGGCATTTTTGCCTATGTAGGTGCCGAGGTAGCCATTGGCTCGCACATAGTTAATTACCTCGCCCTGCCCGATGTGCTAGGCCTTGACCCCGAAGCTGCAGGCAGGCGCGTGACCTTCTATTGGGGCACTGCCATGGTGGGTCGCTTTATGGGGGCTTATTTACTCAACAAAGTATCGCCAGCTAAACTGTTAGCTTTCAATGCTGTTTGCGCAGTAGTTCTTATTCTTATCTCGGTTAACACCTCAGGAGAAGTTGCTACATATAGTCTGCTGGCCGTGGGCTTGATGAATTCTATTATGTGGCCCGTGATTTTCCCATTGGCACTGGCAGGCCTAGGCCGCCATACCGCAGAAGGCTCAGGCCTCCTATGCACAGCCGTAGTAGGCGGCGCAATAATACCCATGCTTTTTGGCTTCATTGCCGACCATAGCGGCCTACGCCTGGCCCTGTTGCTGCCGGCAGTGTGCTACCTATACATCATGTGGTATGGCCTGCGCGGTAGCCGCCGAGCCGGAGTGGCCTAG
- a CDS encoding LacI family DNA-binding transcriptional regulator: MGNQPLKPNMSSKVKKRTLINDIASHLEVSIATVSLVLNGKAKQSRISDAVAERVLKYVEEVGYKPNHLAKSLRTGKTHVIGLVVEDISNPFFATVAWLIEKQAFERGYRIIYCSTDNDPAKSKELISMFRERHVDGFIIVPSDGIEDEVQNILREQTPTVLFDRFLPGLATNYVVVDGAQGTYKAAQHLLEQGFRNIAFVTTNSVQTQMEARLAGYTKALEERGLAPKVKRVVASKNAEPLIAELHAFIQENRDSCDAIIFSTNYLSIYGLEAINRLQLQIPADIAVVSYDDHDLFRLYTPAITVIAQPIESIAKNVIDILLEQLQQPNDHAMVNDNRIVLPTALVVRKSSVKQQE, from the coding sequence TTGGGTAACCAGCCCCTGAAGCCCAACATGAGCAGCAAAGTGAAAAAACGGACGTTGATTAATGATATAGCCAGTCATTTGGAAGTGTCCATTGCCACGGTATCATTGGTGCTGAACGGTAAAGCCAAGCAAAGCCGCATCAGTGATGCCGTGGCCGAGCGGGTGCTGAAATACGTGGAGGAGGTAGGGTATAAGCCCAACCATTTAGCTAAAAGCCTGCGCACGGGCAAAACGCACGTTATTGGGCTGGTAGTAGAAGATATATCTAACCCCTTCTTCGCAACGGTTGCCTGGCTGATAGAGAAGCAGGCATTTGAGCGCGGCTACCGCATTATTTACTGCAGCACCGATAACGACCCCGCCAAAAGCAAGGAGCTGATTAGCATGTTTCGGGAGCGGCACGTAGATGGGTTCATTATTGTGCCCTCTGACGGTATTGAAGACGAAGTGCAGAATATTCTGCGTGAGCAAACACCCACCGTTCTATTCGACCGTTTCCTGCCTGGCCTGGCTACCAATTATGTAGTAGTTGATGGCGCTCAGGGTACTTATAAGGCGGCGCAGCACTTACTGGAGCAAGGCTTCCGCAATATTGCTTTCGTCACCACCAACTCAGTGCAGACCCAGATGGAAGCGCGCTTGGCCGGGTACACCAAGGCACTGGAAGAGCGGGGGCTAGCCCCCAAGGTGAAGCGCGTGGTAGCCTCTAAAAATGCAGAGCCTCTCATTGCTGAACTCCATGCTTTTATTCAGGAAAACCGAGACTCCTGCGATGCTATTATCTTCTCAACTAACTACCTGAGCATTTACGGACTGGAGGCTATTAACCGGTTGCAGCTGCAGATTCCCGCAGACATAGCCGTAGTATCCTACGACGACCACGACCTGTTTCGGCTTTACACTCCGGCCATTACCGTAATTGCGCAGCCCATAGAAAGTATTGCTAAAAACGTAATTGATATTCTGCTGGAGCAGTTGCAACAACCCAACGACCACGCAATGGTCAACGACAACCGCATTGTGCTGCCCACCGCGTTGGTTGTTCGTAAGTCATCTGTAAAGCAGCAAGAGTAG
- a CDS encoding response regulator — protein sequence MIRVLLVDDHSIVRNGIQALLAQEPDIEVVGQTDNGQSLLELLAHTPTDIVLMDVAMPVLDGFATMPLLQEQFPGVRVLVLSMLGHETDVYRMMQAGAAGYVMKNAESQEFVYAIRMVATGRPFMCTELGLSLLQRLVKRPNPDVIPGTKRRPGNLTEREKEVLQLLAEGFTNAEIAEKLFTSKRTIETHRQNIIEKTQVKNTAALMRYAVSHGLIA from the coding sequence ATGATTCGGGTACTTCTGGTGGATGATCATTCTATTGTACGGAATGGCATCCAAGCGTTGCTTGCTCAAGAGCCCGATATTGAAGTAGTCGGGCAAACCGATAATGGGCAGAGCCTATTGGAGCTTCTGGCTCACACGCCCACTGATATCGTGCTGATGGATGTGGCCATGCCCGTGCTCGATGGCTTTGCCACTATGCCCTTGCTGCAAGAGCAGTTTCCGGGGGTACGGGTACTGGTGCTGTCAATGCTAGGCCATGAAACCGATGTGTACCGGATGATGCAGGCCGGCGCGGCCGGGTACGTGATGAAAAATGCCGAGAGCCAAGAGTTTGTGTATGCTATCCGGATGGTAGCCACCGGGCGCCCTTTTATGTGCACCGAGCTGGGCCTGAGCCTGCTGCAACGGCTGGTAAAACGCCCCAACCCCGACGTAATTCCCGGCACCAAGCGCCGCCCCGGCAACCTAACCGAGCGGGAAAAGGAAGTGCTGCAATTACTGGCCGAAGGTTTCACGAATGCTGAAATAGCTGAGAAGCTCTTCACCAGCAAGCGCACCATTGAAACCCACCGCCAGAATATCATTGAGAAAACGCAGGTAAAAAACACGGCCGCCCTTATGCGCTACGCTGTTAGCCATGGCCTAATTGCCTGA
- a CDS encoding tryptophan-rich sensory protein, with the protein MPAPLEPAFDALTAPTTSRAWRWAATAAIIGNIALNYVSQRFPFNGQTNAQVSYKYPTPLTPAGYAFSIWGLIFLSLLAYAIWQLRPAQRRNLLPDAVARPLVWANLLTGLWLVVFAYELLVPSMLVMLGILASLAVVYGRARQLVRRADAPWYSSIPFGLYLGWISVATVVNVTLALGTKWQPDAELSLQLAIVLVGITAGLALSVTWRFAELAYPAAVAWGLLGIYVARRPSPDTEVLAIMALAAAVLVAVLGLGLTWWGSRRTSNAGH; encoded by the coding sequence ATGCCTGCTCCTCTAGAACCTGCTTTTGATGCCCTCACGGCGCCTACCACCAGTAGGGCTTGGCGCTGGGCCGCTACTGCCGCTATTATCGGCAACATTGCTCTTAACTACGTATCGCAGCGCTTCCCCTTCAATGGGCAAACCAACGCGCAGGTTTCGTATAAGTACCCCACACCGCTCACGCCCGCGGGCTATGCGTTCAGCATTTGGGGGCTGATTTTTTTGAGCCTGCTGGCCTACGCGATATGGCAGCTGCGCCCTGCCCAGCGCCGCAACCTGCTGCCCGACGCCGTAGCTCGCCCCTTGGTGTGGGCCAACCTCCTGACGGGCCTCTGGCTGGTAGTTTTTGCGTATGAGCTCCTGGTACCCAGCATGCTGGTGATGCTGGGTATTCTGGCAAGCTTGGCAGTAGTATATGGCCGGGCCCGCCAGCTGGTACGCCGTGCTGATGCGCCCTGGTACAGCAGCATCCCGTTTGGGCTCTATCTGGGCTGGATTTCAGTAGCTACCGTGGTAAACGTAACGCTGGCACTGGGCACCAAATGGCAGCCCGATGCGGAACTGAGCCTGCAGTTAGCCATTGTGCTGGTGGGCATCACGGCGGGTCTGGCCCTGAGTGTTACCTGGCGCTTTGCAGAGCTGGCCTACCCGGCCGCCGTAGCCTGGGGCCTGCTGGGCATTTACGTAGCCCGCCGCCCCAGCCCCGATACGGAGGTGCTGGCCATTATGGCCCTGGCCGCCGCTGTGCTGGTGGCTGTGCTAGGCCTGGGGCTCACGTGGTGGGGAAGCAGGAGGACAAGTAACGCTGGGCACTGA
- the tpiA gene encoding triose-phosphate isomerase, with amino-acid sequence MRKNIVAGNWKMNTTLQDGQALISEIVNMVQDEVTGSNVEVVVCPPFPFLTTIGKHLPSGGLIHLGAQNCHQKDSGAYTGEVSARMLQSVGVEYVILGHSERRQYFREDDELLSQKLKAALAAGLQPIFCVGESLETREADETFDYISKQLKDGLFHLSNEEFDQVVVAYEPIWAIGTGKTATSAQAQEVHAFIREQIARAYDAEAALNTTILYGGSANAQNARELFSQPDVDGGLIGGASLKSRDFTDIIKSF; translated from the coding sequence ATGCGTAAGAATATTGTGGCCGGTAACTGGAAGATGAACACTACCCTCCAGGATGGCCAAGCGCTGATTTCCGAAATCGTAAATATGGTACAGGACGAAGTCACTGGCTCCAATGTGGAGGTGGTGGTGTGCCCGCCCTTCCCGTTCCTGACTACCATTGGCAAGCACCTGCCCAGCGGTGGCCTGATTCACCTGGGTGCTCAGAACTGCCATCAGAAAGACAGCGGCGCTTATACCGGTGAGGTTTCAGCCCGTATGCTGCAATCGGTAGGGGTAGAGTACGTAATTCTAGGCCACTCAGAGCGCCGCCAGTACTTCCGCGAAGATGATGAGCTGCTGAGCCAGAAGCTGAAAGCTGCTCTGGCTGCCGGCCTGCAACCCATTTTCTGCGTGGGTGAGTCACTGGAGACGCGCGAAGCCGACGAAACCTTCGACTACATCAGCAAGCAACTGAAAGACGGGTTGTTTCACCTCTCCAACGAGGAGTTTGACCAGGTGGTGGTGGCCTACGAGCCCATCTGGGCCATCGGGACCGGCAAAACGGCTACCAGCGCACAGGCGCAGGAGGTGCACGCCTTCATTCGGGAGCAAATTGCGCGCGCCTACGACGCCGAAGCAGCCCTGAACACCACCATTCTGTATGGTGGCTCGGCTAACGCTCAAAACGCGCGTGAGCTGTTCAGCCAGCCCGACGTAGACGGCGGCCTCATTGGTGGCGCTTCGCTTAAGTCCCGCGACTTCACCGACATCATCAAGTCATTCTAG
- a CDS encoding DUF6150 family protein — MLSTLLVSGLLALNPFQPAPRVPLAATAVTSVDPCRIFGTVYLETDPRRQSRCFGSVYMEPEADFADLMVFKETSKLFADKVGLWYLADSPNFADYVLFVTDNRNLADFSIQFTKSRSYAGCRKQ; from the coding sequence ATGCTTTCCACGCTACTTGTTTCTGGGCTATTGGCGCTGAACCCGTTTCAGCCGGCGCCGCGCGTGCCCCTAGCGGCCACTGCGGTAACATCCGTTGACCCATGCCGCATCTTCGGGACCGTGTACTTAGAAACCGACCCACGCCGGCAGAGCCGCTGCTTTGGCTCGGTGTACATGGAGCCCGAAGCAGATTTTGCTGATCTGATGGTGTTCAAAGAAACCAGCAAGCTCTTCGCCGATAAGGTAGGCCTGTGGTACCTCGCCGATTCTCCGAATTTCGCCGATTACGTGCTGTTCGTCACTGATAACCGCAACCTCGCCGACTTCAGTATTCAGTTCACAAAGTCGCGCTCCTACGCTGGTTGCCGGAAACAGTAG
- the prmA gene encoding 50S ribosomal protein L11 methyltransferase: MDFVEVTVKAPRELSDILVAEMAELGFDTFEDNDEGFCAYTTEDVFNPDDVAEIMSRYLGLGEVGYTHRVITRQNWNAEWEKNFQPLVIADKVSVRAPFHEARPDLAYEIVIMPRMSFGTGHHDTTALMITNQLDIDHQNKRVLDMGCGTGILAVMAVHLGADYVLAVDVEPWTAENAADNAAENNVQDKVEARLGDVTALEGEKPFDIILANINRNVLLEDMPAYAQYLKPGGPILFSGFYEEDLPLIQEAAEKAGFRYESHRTQNHWVSAVFRQPV, translated from the coding sequence ATGGACTTTGTAGAAGTAACCGTAAAAGCTCCTCGCGAGCTGTCTGATATTCTGGTAGCCGAGATGGCTGAGCTAGGCTTCGATACCTTCGAAGACAACGACGAAGGCTTCTGCGCCTACACCACCGAAGACGTATTCAACCCCGACGACGTGGCCGAAATCATGAGCCGCTACCTGGGCCTGGGCGAAGTGGGCTACACGCACCGCGTAATTACGCGCCAGAACTGGAACGCCGAGTGGGAAAAGAACTTCCAGCCCCTGGTTATTGCCGATAAAGTATCGGTGCGGGCTCCTTTTCATGAGGCGCGCCCCGACCTGGCCTACGAAATCGTGATTATGCCGCGCATGTCCTTCGGCACCGGCCACCACGATACCACGGCCCTCATGATTACCAACCAGCTCGACATCGACCATCAGAATAAGCGCGTGCTGGATATGGGCTGTGGCACCGGCATTCTGGCCGTGATGGCCGTGCATTTGGGAGCCGATTACGTGCTGGCGGTAGATGTAGAGCCCTGGACCGCGGAAAATGCTGCCGACAACGCCGCCGAAAACAACGTGCAGGACAAGGTAGAAGCTCGCCTCGGCGATGTAACGGCCCTAGAGGGAGAGAAGCCCTTCGATATTATTTTGGCTAACATTAACCGCAACGTGCTGCTGGAGGATATGCCAGCGTATGCCCAGTACCTTAAGCCGGGCGGCCCTATCCTGTTCTCTGGCTTTTATGAAGAAGACCTTCCCCTTATTCAGGAGGCCGCGGAAAAGGCCGGTTTCCGGTACGAGAGCCACCGTACCCAGAACCACTGGGTATCAGCTGTGTTCCGCCAGCCAGTCTAA